One stretch of Lagenorhynchus albirostris chromosome 13, mLagAlb1.1, whole genome shotgun sequence DNA includes these proteins:
- the KCNS3 gene encoding potassium voltage-gated channel subfamily S member 3 has product MVFGEIFHRPGQDKELVNLNVGGFKQSIDQSTLLRFPHTRLGKLLSCQSEEAILELCDDYSVADKEYYFDRNPSLFRHVLNFYYTGKLHVMEELCVFSFCQEIEYWGINELFLDSCCSNRYHELKEENHEKDWDQKSNDVSTDSSFEESSLFEKELEKFDKLRFGQLRKKIWIRTENPAYCLSAKLIAISSLSVVLASIVAMCVHSMSEFQNEDGEVDDPVLEGVEIACIAWFTVELAVRLVAAPCQKKFWKNPLNIIDFISIIPFYATLAVDTKKEESEDIENMGKVVQILRLMRIFRILKLARHSVGLRSLGATLRHSYHEVGLLLLFLSVGISIFSVLIYSVEKDDHTSSLTSIPVCWWWATISMTTVGYGDTHPVTLAGKLIASTCIICGILVVALPITIIFNKFSKYYQKQKDIEVDQCSEDPPEKCHELPYFNIRDIYAQRMHAFLTSLSSVGIVVSDPEATDASSIEENEDVYNTASLENCTAK; this is encoded by the coding sequence ATGGTGTTTGGTGAGATTTTCCATCGCCCTGGACAAGACAAGGAACTTGTCAACTTGAACGTGGGGGGCTTTAAACAGTCCATCGACCAGAGCACCCTCCTGCGCTTTCCTCACACCAGACTCGGGAAGCTGCTCAGCTGCCAGTCGGAAGAGGCCATCCTGGAACTGTGTGATGACTACAGCGTGGCCGATAAAGAGTACTACTTCGATCGGAACCCCTCCCTGTTCAGACACGTTTTGAACTTCTATTACACAGGGAAGCTGCATGTCATGGAGGAGCTGTGCGTGTTCTCGTTCTGCCAGGAGATCGAGTACTGGGGCATCAACGAGCTCTTCCTCGATTCCTGCTGCAGTAATCGCTACCACGAGCTCAAGGAGGAAAACCACGAGAAGGACTGGGACCAGAAAAGCAACGATGTGAGTACTGACTCCTCGTTCGAAGAGTCGTCTCTGTTCGAGAAGGAGCTGGAGAAGTTTGACAAGCTGCGATTCGGTCAGCTCCGGAAGAAGATCTGGATTCGCACGGAAAACCCAGCCTACTGCCTGTCGGCCAAGCTCATCGCCATCTCCTCCCTGAGCGTGGTGCTGGCCTCCATCGTGGCCATGTGCGTCCACAGCATGTCGGAGTTCCAGAACGAGGACGGGGAGGTGGACGACCCCGTGCTGGAAGGCGTCGAGATCGCGTGCATCGCGTGGTTCACCGTCGAGCTGGCCGTCCGGCTGGTTGCTGCTCCCTGTcaaaagaaattctggaaaaaCCCTCTGAACATAATCGACTTCATCTCCATTATTCCCTTTTATGCCACGTTGGCTGTAGACACCAAGAAGGAAGAGAGTGAGGACATTGAAAACATGGGCAAGGTGGTCCAGATCCTCAGGCTCATGAGGATTTTCCGCATCCTCAAGCTGGCCCGGCACTCGGTAGGACTCCGGTCTCTCGGTGCCACACTGAGGCATAGCTACCACGAAGTTGGGCTGCTGCTTCTCTTCCTATCGGTGGGCATTTCCATCTTTTCCGTGCTTATCTACTCTGTGGAGAAAGATGACCACACGTCCAGCCTCACCAGCATCCCTGTCTGCTGGTGGTGGGCCACCATCAGCATGACGACCGTGGGCTACGGAGACACCCACCCAGTCACCTTGGCTGGGAAGCTTATCGCCAGCACGTGCATCATCTGTGGCATCTTGGTGGTGGCCCTTCCCATCACCATTATCTTCAACAAGTTTTCCAAGTACTACCAGAAGCAAAAGGACATTGAAGTGGACCAGTGTAGTGAGGACCCACCAGAGAAGTGTCACGAGCTCCCTTACTTTAACATTAGGGACATTTATGCGCAGCGGATGCATGCCTTCCTCACCAGTCTCTCTTCTGTGGGCATCGTGGTGAGTGACCCCGAAGCCACAGACGCCTCGAGCATTGAAGAGAACGAGGATGTTTATAACACGGCATCCTTGGAGAATTGCACGGCGAAATGA